ATAATGTGCATTGCTTGATAATGGACTGTTAAAAGTGGATTTCGGttgatcaatatcaatgTAACGTCCATAATCTCGAACGATGGGCGATAAGTTGTGTAATTTTTGGttcgaaaatgaattgaatacaaCATCAACACCTGTGTAGGATGTGGCAACCAGAACCTGATCTATGAAATCGGAATCTTCAGgatttaaaatatttttctcgGGTATGTCgaaattttccattaaaTATCGTCGTTTTCGTTCGGTGTTTGCCGTAGCGATAATAGTACAATCCATTTGATTGGCAATTTGAAGAGTCGTTAGACCAATTGCGCTGGTACCCGGATGAATGAGAATCGTTTCGCCTAGagtgaaaaaatatatcataACGGTTAATTGatgtaaattaattaataacaCTAATGAATAGTACCGGGTTGAAGATGAGCTTTATGAATCAAGCTACAccaaacaatgaataaagaattaATTGAAGCAGCGCCATCTTCAAGTTTCCATTTGTCTGGAATTGGTATCAATAATTGAGGATCAATATCAATCGAAGTTGATATAGCTCGATGAAATGCTATTCCCATGACACATTCACCTGTATCGGTTCGATAGCCAGAAAACTCTGTGCCTAATGATCGTTCTATGAATTCTATACCCATTGAACCAGAACTGAGAAGCGAATCTTTTAGATCTAATCCAGcataatgaatttgaacgttcacatcattatgattgataTGTTTGATCATAGGTGAAACAAGCCACTTTATGCTGGACATGTCTCCTTTTTTGACGATATCCAAATAAACTTCATTACTTTCGACAGTATTATAATTACGTTCCAAATCTAATAATCGATAAGTACCCCATTGACCATCTTTGAATACATTCATAGacaaatcttttttcaaGATTTCATTATAAGGTGCTTGATTGAAATCGATTGGTTTTGGCAATTCTGTATCACTGTAAATGCAACGGAACCGATCACCTCCAGGCTCTTGACGAAGACAATTTGTCATACCAAGAATTCCGTTGAGAGTGCTATCATCTGAAACCATCcagatattttcatttttaggGCGATTCTTGTACGAAGTGAATGAATTCTTTAATTTATCAACCCATTCATCAAAACGGACCAAAATAAACGGGCACGGTAATCTGTTTAGTTGGATCTAAGCTTTCAACTTGTTTGCGGAATAATAGACATGTTGATGTGATACAATCACTTTTCTTTGATATTAAATTAAAACCGGCTGCTTTGGcaccattttcaaattgttcaattctTTGGTTTAGATTAATAGTATTTATCGATTTTCCTGAAAAATCACCAATAGTTTTAAAAATGTtaatattgataaattatGAATTCATACCGAAAAAATTGTGAACCATTTGTTCAGCCTTCGAAATATTTGAACGAAACACAGCAAACAAGAAACCATTTTCTTTAACACTAGATGAAATTTCTTTAgcgaaaattttaaaatcaagATTATCAAGATCAAAAGAATctctaaaaataaatagatcAGCTGGTGCTTCAATTGCTGGTAATTTTGATTCTTCTGCATTCCAATTAACGAGTTTATGAGccgaattttgaatttcgtCAGATAAattggaaatattttttgctAATAAAAGTGAATCTACAACAAGaggataatgaaaatgaccaTTCATATGACGCATCAAATCATCGATCAAAATctgttgattataattagCTTCAACCACTGTCAAATTGCGAAGActgttttcattgatgatatctagaaaatgataatgaaatcattcaaaaaactTTGTCATCTCGAAAAAGCCACATACCTAGTGATGATCTAATTAAGCGACCATTTTTATGACATGTATTGAGACAATCTTGTGAAAGATCATAGCCATTATCGGCAACAATTTTCTGCACAGTAGGCCAATTCAAAATTCCATCACCAATGATGTTGCCATTTTCATCGACGATGTATTTGAAACAGTCCACAAGAATATTGAGCAATACTTGttctgatgataatttttgattaagAATGCGAGtcacatttttattaataaattgttgtgttgatgatttgtttccAGCCAAAACGATAGATAGAGCGATTGTGTTGCAATCTTCAATATATTGTTCAAGTTCATTATAGTCAACAATTTCGATTGCTTTTTGCTCATGAAACGgaatgaatttatatttttctagTTTTACATTACGCataacatttttcaatggaatATGAACAAACTTCAATCCACGCATTTCGATACCACGACTGGCAACATATTTAAGATTAGCATCAATGATTACAGGTAAATCTTCTTGTGGTAAATCACAAAACCCTCTTGGATCACATTTAAATGATGGCAAAACAGAAGCTACATAAATAAACCGTTGATCAGTATGTGCGACACTAAGttgaatcattgattcaacaaATGTGATAATATTATTCGACCATCGAACCATTGCACGGGATCTATTAAAACTGGCGAATTCAATTTCctgaatttgtttgaatttggGCCCATAATCATAACCTCGAACATTCATTTCGGTATAAAATTCATTAGTATTCAACTTGTGTCCCGATCTAAACACAGAAAatagataaaaataaatcagtATAAATAATTCACTTACAGagaagaattttctttttcaaaattgtcAATTAAATTCTGATATTGGAATTCAATCTGGTCGGGTCGACGAATTCTCCCTGAAGCGGCTATATTGTTTCCATCAAGTATGACGAATTCTCCAGTTGGATCCAAAAAACGAACTTTAAGTGCCATTTCATCTTCGGATAATGGAACTAATCGTTTGAATTCAACATTTTCGAATATTACTGGAAATGAGAACCAAGGTTGACCCAAAGATACTCCCAAACGTCGCCATGCCATTAGTAAATAACTGGTTGCTGGCAGAACACATTTTCCATCGAAGGCATGATCtttcaaaaattgatcatccggatttgataatgaaaactttgaaaCAAAGTCAGAAGCAGTTGCTTGAGAATGATATTCAGGATATTTTTTCACTAGGAATGATTTACTATGTTCCCAACGAATCAATGAGCCAATCGATTGTGTATTTCGTGGAACAGGCCATTCGATTTGAGGGTACAATGCTTTGATTGTAAGATTCACACCGAATTGGTAGAGCTGACCAAgtgaattgaaataaaaatcaagattTCCTGCATTATTTCCACGTCTCATTAATCCAACATAATCGGAATTCGGCATGCTTCGTTTGAATATAGCAGAGAATAATGTATGCGCTGCAacttcaatgatgattgcattCTTCGGAATATGTTTAGTAGCATCATGCAACAGGACTggattaattaaattatttacaAAATATTCGGGTGAAGCTTTTCTAGCTTTATCTGAAGACCATTCATTTTCGGGTATAGAAGTTGAAATCCATTTTTCGCTTCGATATTTTGGTTCagtaatgatttttttgagaGCTTCCATCATTGGTTCGCCGGCTGGTGTCAAGAATGGTGAATGGAAAGGAATGTTGGAGCATTGAACTTCtttgacaaaaattttctctctgATCATAGCTTTAACACACGAATCAACAGCTTCATAACTTCCAGAAATAGTAACTGAATCTTCTGAATTATGGCAAGCAGCATAAACACCGGGTGGACATCTTTTAACTGTTTCTTCCCAAGTAAGTCCAACAGCGGCCATCATACCATGTTCAATATTAGAATCTTTAACAGCTTTACCACGCCAGAAAGATGTTATGATTGCCTGTTCCAAAGTCAAACATCCATCAGCATATGCACAAGCAATTTCGCCGAATGAATGGCCCACTATGCAATCGGGTTGAACACCTAGGGCTTTGAATAAATCAACCAAAGCGATTTGTACTGATAAAATGGCCACAAAATTATGAACTTTATCTTCCATAGCTTTCGGATCTTCtgataataaaatgtaaTTCAAATCAAGTTGAAATGGTTTTAGAATATCTGCACATTGCTTAATAGCAGCGGCGAATATATCAATGTTCATCATAGCTTTAGCCATACCAGACCATTGACTTCCCACACCGgggaagaaaaaacaaattggacGTTTGACGTTTTCAactttggaaatttttctgttatATTGATATGAATCGGTAGAAgattttttgatcaacattGAACCTCGATAAGGAAAACCAGCTGAATAAATACTTGGTTCATAATTTACCGTTTCACCTAGAAGAGTAAGAAATTCTTGTGTAACACGATTCGGGTTGTTTtcgatgaaatcaaatatgTGATTAATTGCTTCTTCAGTACGCCCATTGATGTTGACGAGTCGAGGAACATTTCTAACAATCTGATAACTTTCTTCATTACATTCTTTCTTATTCGGTCTTGTTAAAGCATGAGCATTGACACCACCGATtccaaatgaattaattcCCACAATTCCCGGCTCATAATCTCTATTCGCAGTGACTGGATCAAGTGGTGGAACCATTACAGCTATGTCggtcttaatttttttcaagttaaGATTGgcaggaatttttttgttctcataAACAATGCATAGTTTGGATAGTGATGCTACACCTGACGCACCTTCACCATGACCAATGTTGCTTTTTAGCAGACCAATCGGTAGTTTGCCTTTTCGATTTTTGCAATATGCTTCCAAAATAGCTTTTGCTTCTTGTGGATCTCCAGCTTTTGTACCAGTACCATGactttcaaaataatttacTTCCAATGGATCGATACCAGCCTCAGAATAAGTAGCCACCATGAGATCATATTGGCTTTCAGTTGAAGGAAAAAACATTCCAGTAAGTTTATAGCCATCGATATTGGTTTTAGCATGAAGAATTGTAGCATAAATTCGTTTGGAATCAGATTTTTTCTGTAGAAATAAACTGCACACAGTTTCACCACGAACATAACCATTCGCTTCTTGATCCCAAACTTTGGATCGACCATCAGGTGCAGCAATGTTATTAACTTTATAGATATGATTTGTAAATGGTTGAAGATTGATACTGACACCTGCCACAATTGCTTGATCACATTTTCCTAATCGTAGATCTGTAACGGCAATGTCAAGACAaaccattgatgatgcaCAGGCGATATCGATTGACATTGAAGGGCCATGGAAATCATAAAGAAATGAAACTCGATTCGCATAGAATGCTTTTGATCCACCTTGAAACCATAGTAGTGATTCTACTTTGGAAGCTTGGAATATCGTCTTGAACTTCTTGCGGTACTCCATCTGGCATAGCGACTGATGTATATCCAACATAAACACCAGTGTTACTTCCTCTTAATGTTTGAGGATTAATTCCAGCATCGACGATTGCTTCCCATGTTGTTTCCAGAAGAATTCTGCCTTGAGGATCTACTTCATCGGCCACTTTTGGTATGATGCCAAAAAATGAAGCATCAAACTTATCAATCTCTTTGAGTTTTCCCATTCGATTGGTGATTCCATAAAGATCTttataagaaaaataaaataaatttatttattgtaaTTCATATATTTCTATAATAACTGACCTGTTGGCCAACGACGATCATCCGAAGTGATCATATCTACATTGTTGTACAAGTTATCACGAAATTCATCCAATGAATTCGATTCCGGATAACGACCACCAATTCCACTGATAACgatctcatcatcaataacattCCAAGGGAGCAGTTTTCTTACAGCcgtttgatgattttccatgattttgatattttttttcgaatgatgataaaatttataaattcttTAAAATCCACACAAGCGAATATTATAGTTCGCTATAAATTTTATAGTTTTACGTTtagattcaaaaaattaatttatcatcGGATAGACGATGCACAACACCACTTGATGAGAGCATTTGtttacaaagaaaaaaatgaattttcttatcctgtttaaaaaaaaacacaccaatatttaaatcaatcaacgtcttttgttcaaaaaaattttaaccacaaaaaaaattattttttcatcgattgataccctgaacaatgaacaattattattgtctcGATTATATCTATAAAAATCTATATAAAAAAGTCTTTGAATTctaagaaatttttttattcacaaaaGTCCTAGATATTTCCTCGATGATGCGGTACTATTTTCTACAATGTACTAATTTCTAAACAAATCAGATAGAATCTACCTTGAATTGTACGAATTGATtacaattaaaattaatagAATTGTACAAGtaggccaattttttttttgaacacaACAGAAATTGTATGAActtgaaataatttattatacttttttcacacattttttcaatagttTCTTTTGTTATTGATCTTAAATTATATACCATTATCCTGGCGTATCATGTCAAATCCATATTCAGAAAACATCATGATTGGTGCGTTTGTATTGCCATTGGTGATGTGTGGATAGATGGATCCATCTATAACTCGAAGACGATTAACACCACGTACTCTTAATCTTGGATCAACAACTGAATCGGTTGTATTACCCATTTTACAAGTGCCAACTTGATGGCCAacagttgttgttattgttctTGCATAACATTCTAGATATGATCTACATTTCCAGATTGGACCATTTGGACAAAGCTGACAACCAGGTATTGGTTGTCGATATAATCGTACATATTGATTAAATGGTGGCATGCTTGCTAATTCCAAAGCTGTTGATATGACTTCAACCATTGAATTCACATCATATGGATCAGTCAAATAACGTGTATCAATCAATGGAAAATCATGTGGATCAGACGAGTTTAGATAAAGTCGACCAGTTGAACGTGGTCGATAATGAAAACATAGAATACCTAGACGatttttttggccaacatGTGAACGATAATAGTTTCGCCATTGATCTCGATAAATTGGGCTATAACGTGCAACAATTTGTTCAAGATCATTGACCAATGGACTAACGgtgaaatcaatttgaagaTCAGGCCAATCagtttcattattcatacgACTATTAAAGTACATATATACTAATGGAAATTGAGACAATGGTCCAGCTGAATCGACGAAATTATAGTACATGTTTTCAAGTGTCCATTCGATTCCCGAAGTAatcaatgattcattgaaaatttcataatcTAATTGAACAAAGATATGATCCTTTAGATTATATCCAACGGGCAAATCGACTAAAGTTTCGATTCCAAATTCATTGAGATGATTGGATGGTCCAATTCCAGACAACATCAATAATTGAGGTGAATTTATTGAAcctagaaaaaataaattagcTTCGAATACTTTTGgatgattttaatttacCTGCACTCAGTATGACTTCTCGCGAAGCATAAACTCTTTGCGTTTGATTTTCATGTTCATATTCAAGACCAATTGCTGTAATTCTGCCATCTTTGTCACGAGtttcattgaacaaaattctaGTAACGAATGCTTTTGTTAGGATTTGTAAATTCGGTCTTTCAACATTAGCTTCAAGATATGCACTAGCTGTTGTTGAACGAGTTGCATTTTCATATATggtttgttgaaaataattgataCCTAATTGTGTTGGTCCATTTTGATCAACTTCGGGAATTCCTCGTTTCATTAATTCTTCTTTGAAAATAGTGATAATCGGATCAGGATTTTTGGGTGTCATAACACTTACGGGGCCACTTGTGGAATGATAAGCGGAATTCAttgcaataattttttgatcaGTATTGTTTTCAGACCGAATAAAATATGGTAATACTTCTCGATAACTCCAACCAGTAGCACCGAATTCTTCAACCCAAGAATCATAATCTCTAGGACTTCCACGACTATAGACAAGATAATTGAGATTATGAGAACCACCAACGACTAGACCACGAGGATAATCCCACATGACCATCAAAAGCACGACCAGAATATGGAAGTTGAGATATAGTTGCATATCCCCAATCGACTTCAGTTCCAACTTCTTGCCGAGCCCAACTAGGCGTATCAGTTGCAATTGTTTGTGGTCCACCGGCTTCTAACACTAACACTTTGATATTAGGATTCTCTGTTAACCTTGCAGCAAGTATAGCACCCGCTGTTCCAGAACCGACAACAAGAAAATCATATTGATCAGCGATTGGTTGTTTAGTTGTGATTGAATTATGACGAATTGTTCGCTGTAATATGATGACCGAAACTGTTAATAATTGTACAGTCAATGATGGTAATGTTGGCAATTGTGGCAATACAGGTTGCCTTGCAAATAAAACTTGAGGCTCCATGATTATTTTTGTgcatataaaaaataatttttctgttttccaaaaaatttatatccTTCGTAATGACCATATGATGTCAACCATCATAAGtatttgaataattaatAACCAGCTTGTTTACGATAATCAACTTgtatatttattaatttattttgaaaaagtgATCAAAACATgtcaaatcgaaaaaaattgtatttcAAATGTTAAACGTAAACAGAGCCCCCATCAACAACCAATGAATGTCCGgtaacaaatgatgattctgaagAAGTCAAATATGCAATAGCATTGACAATATCTTCGGTTGTTCCAATTCGTCTCAATGGATTGGTTTGTTCCAGATGTTTAAGTACGCCATCAAGAATTTCTCCAGCACCAGTTGCAGCTTGAAAATTGGTGCGTACAGCAGTCggactaatttttttttatataaatgtgGGTAATTTTAATAAGATGTGTAATCAGAATTCCTATACTTACTTGACGGTATTGACACGAATGCCTTTTGGTCCAAGTTCCATGGCAATACATTTGGTAAACATGTCGACAGCCGATTTGGCCACACAATATGGCATGAAATGTACattcttaaaaaaaattcccgtAAAATTAACatatttattgaatattatcatgattACATACCggtttgaatgataatgtacTCGAAATATTCACTATGACACCATTTGTCTTTTCCAGATGTGGTACAGCCATCTGAGTAACCATGGCAATTGATTtaacattcaaattgatcatatGTTCCAATGTTTCCAAAAGTTTTGGATCATAAATAGAGCCAAAAGCTCCAGCACCTGCATTATTGATAAGGATGTCCAATTTTCCGAATTGATCGATAGTGGTGGCAATCAAGCGTTTACAATCATCTTCTTTGGTGACATCAGCTTTCATCTGTAAGGCCCGATATTCTGgaattacaataataatgaaattattttgataataatttttttttcaaacaaaaacataacTTACTTTTAGGTGAAATACATTGACATTCTTCTGCAGCTTTTGCAATAGCCACAGGATTACGTCCATTGATGACCACTTTGGCACCACAACGTGCAAAATATTTTGCTGTAGCCAAACCAATACCACCGCTGGAACCGGTTATCAGTACAACTTTTTCGCTAAAATCTCGATTACGATTAGACATTTTTTCAGTTGTAACTTGCATCAACGGTAAAGATGAATGATTACCGGATATTTCCtgtgaattttcaatattatgaTTAGCCGAAAGATTGGTTTTGTCACTACCACTATTTggtgaatcaattttgacCGATCGATGTGAACCACAAGACAATTGTGAGAATAATGATTTCACACTTCGCATCTTGAAtgtaatatatttatttgaattaaggtaaaaataaataaattgtcgacaataattgattcaaaattcagATAACTTTGTTCAATGTTGAAACAATAAGAATTGTTGcaatattttccattttcattagtGGTAATCATTCAAACACTTGCACATTTATATCTTAACTTGATCATCAGTTGAataaatgggaaaaaaatcgaataaatgtagaaaaagtgtaatatataaaataatcgataataatgagacataaagaaagaaaggaCTGTTGAcgacggaaaaaaaatgttaatcgACTAATTTGGAGAATTTTTAGCATTGaatcttgttttttcattgaataaataaaatgcgTTTAGGTTATGATCGATATctatgtttgtgtatgtgtatatgaGTCATATTTTTCCCTCTCaattatatatgaaaacaaaacaaaacaaaacaaatcattcataatgaaattaaaagtTTGTAAttgtaggtttttttttacctttattgacaattttgaaaatgaataaatgaatcctTTCAATATAAAATCACATCCGCTATAG
This is a stretch of genomic DNA from Dermatophagoides farinae isolate YC_2012a chromosome 2, ASM2471394v1, whole genome shotgun sequence. It encodes these proteins:
- the LOC124494962 gene encoding LOW QUALITY PROTEIN: fatty acid synthase-like (The sequence of the model RefSeq protein was modified relative to this genomic sequence to represent the inferred CDS: deleted 2 bases in 2 codons), producing the protein MENHQTAVRKLLPWNVIDDEIVISGIGGRYPESNSLDEFRDNLYNNVDMITSDDRRWPTDLYGITNRMGKLKEIDKFDASFFGIIPKVADEVDPQGRILLETTWEAIVDAGINPQTLRGSNTGVYVGYTSVAMPDGVPQEVQDDIQASKVESLLWFQGGSKAFYANRVSFLYDFHGPSMSIDIACASSMVCLDIAVTDLRLGKCDQAIVAGVSINLQPFTNHIYKVNNIAAPDGRSKVWDQEANGYVRGETVCSLFLQKKSDSKRIYATILHAKTNIDGYKLTGMFFPSTESQYDLMVATYSEAGIDPLEVNYFESHGTGTKAGDPQEAKAILEAYCKNRKGKLPIGLLKSNIGHGEGASGVASLSKLCIVYENKKIPANLNLKKIKTDIAVMVPPLDPVTANRDYEPGIVGINSFGIGGVNAHALTRPNKKECNEESYQIVRNVPRLVNINGRTEEAINHIFDFIENNPNRVTQEFLTLLGETVNYEPSIYSAGFPYRGSMLIKKSSTDSYQYNRKISKVENVKRPICFFFPGVGSQWSGMAKAMMNIDIFAAAIKQCADILKPFQLDLNYILLSEDPKAMEDKVHNFVAILSVQIALVDLFKALGVQPDCIVGHSFGEIACAYADGCLTLEQAIITSFWRGKAVKDSNIEHGMMAAVGLTWEETVKRCPPGVYAACHNSEDSVTISGSYEAVDSCVKAMIREKIFVKEVQCSNIPFHSPFLTPAGEPMMEALKKIITEPKYRSEKWISTSIPENEWSSDKARKASPEYFVNNLINPVLLHDATKHIPKNAIIIEVAAHTLFSAIFKRSMPNSDYVGLMRRGNNAGNLDFYFNSLGQLYQFGVNLTIKALYPQIEWPVPRNTQSIGSLIRWEHSKSFLVKKYPEYHSQATASDFVSKFSLSNPDDQFLKDHAFDGKCVLPATSYLLMAWRRLGVSLGQPWFSFPVIFENVEFKRLVPLSEDEMALKVRFLDPTGEFVILDGNNIAASGRIRRPDQIEFQYQNLIDNFEKENSSLSGHKLNTNEFYTEMNVRGYDYGPKFKQIQEIEFASFNRSRAMVRWSNNIITFVESMIQLSVAHTDQRFIYVASVLPSFKCDPRGFCDLPQEDLPVIIDANLKYVASRGIEMRGLKFVHIPLKNVMRNVKLEKYKFIPFHEQKAIEIVDYNELEQYIEDCNTIALSIVLAGNKSSTQQFINKNVTRILNQKLSSEQVLLNILVDCFKYIVDENGNIIGDGILNWPTVQKIVADNGYDLSQDCLNTCHKNGRLIRSSLDIINENSLRNLTVVEANYNQQILIDDLMRHMNGHFHYPLVVDSLLLAKNISNLSDEIQNSAHKLVNWNAEESKLPAIEAPADLFIFRDSFDLDNLDFKIFAKEISSSVKENGFLFAVFRSNISKAEQMVHNFFGKSINTINLNQRIEQFENGAKAAGFNLISKKSDCITSTCLLFRKQVESLDPTKQITVPVYFGRFDEWVDKLKNSFTSYKNRPKNENIWMVSDDSTLNGILGMTNCLRQEPGGDRFRCIYSDTELPKPIDFNQAPYNEILKKDLSMNVFKDGQWGTYRLLDLERNYNTVESNEVYLDIVKKGDMSSIKWLVSPMIKHINHNDVNVQIHYAGLDLKDSLLSSGSMGIEFIERSLGTEFSGYRTDTGECVMGIAFHRAISTSIDIDPQLLIPIPDKWKLEDGAASINSLFIVWCSLIHKAHLQPGETILIHPGTSAIGLTTLQIANQMDCTIIATANTERKRRYLMENFDIPEKNILNPEDSDFIDQVLVATSYTGVDVVFNSFSNQKLHNLSPIVRDYGRYIDIDQPKSTFNSPLSSNAHYLNISSLICEKSFRNFMPRLMKNFRIWFDQYVKKCFDPIPQTIFDKDSFNQAFEVLNREENIGKVLIRIRDQVSIVTPSSSSFKIQAKPKTLFDSNKCYVLVGGLGGLGLEVAYWMAIRGARKLVLVSRSGIKNEYQYVFVKRIENAVKNCETVKVEISTSDPTSMKGAEQLIMDSEKIGPIGGLFHFATVLSDAFIEDQTPGSFKKVCAPKMNALGHLDVVTRKMCPELDYFVAFSSQSSARGFLGQNNYGYANSVMEHICEKRRRDGLPGQAIAYGPIGDVGLWAQNEHVDLTSIGMVIDTQRIPSCMEVLDRFLVLDYPIVTSIIRLETTQQAGNNSNAKDHIWQGIGIDMDSLPDNLSLGDVGMESILAVEMQQRIEREYEVVLTSDEIKKLTVGMIKEYRKADKETIRKSLTEFHNSK
- the LOC124494971 gene encoding LOW QUALITY PROTEIN: L-sorbose 1-dehydrogenase (The sequence of the model RefSeq protein was modified relative to this genomic sequence to represent the inferred CDS: inserted 2 bases in 1 codon); amino-acid sequence: MEPQVLFARQPVLPQLPTLPSLTVQLLTVSVIILQRTIRHNSITTKQPIADQYDFLVVGSGTAGAILAARLTENPNIKVLVLEAGGPQTIATDTPSWARQEVGTEVDWGYATISQLPYSGRAFDGXMWDYPRGLVVGGSHNLNYLVYSRGSPRDYDSWVEEFGATGWSYREVLPYFIRSENNTDQKIIAMNSAYHSTSGPVSVMTPKNPDPIITIFKEELMKRGIPEVDQNGPTQLGINYFQQTIYENATRSTTASAYLEANVERPNLQILTKAFVTRILFNETRDKDGRITAIGLEYEHENQTQRVYASREVILSAGSINSPQLLMLSGIGPSNHLNEFGIETLVDLPVGYNLKDHIFVQLDYEIFNESLITSGIEWTLENMYYNFVDSAGPLSQFPLVYMYFNSRMNNETDWPDLQIDFTVSPLVNDLEQIVARYSPIYRDQWRNYYRSHVGQKNRLGILCFHYRPRSTGRLYLNSSDPHDFPLIDTRYLTDPYDVNSMVEVISTALELASMPPFNQYVRLYRQPIPGCQLCPNGPIWKCRSYLECYARTITTTVGHQVGTCKMGNTTDSVVDPRLRVRGVNRLRVIDGSIYPHITNGNTNAPIMMFSEYGFDMIRQDNG
- the LOC124494980 gene encoding uncharacterized protein LOC124494980, whose amino-acid sequence is MRSVKSLFSQLSCGSHRSVKIDSPNSGSDKTNLSANHNIENSQEISGNHSSLPLMQVTTEKMSNRNRDFSEKVVLITGSSGGIGLATAKYFARCGAKVVINGRNPVAIAKAAEECQCISPKKYRALQMKADVTKEDDCKRLIATTIDQFGKLDILINNAGAGAFGSIYDPKLLETLEHMINLNVKSIAMVTQMAVPHLEKTNGVIVNISSTLSFKPNVHFMPYCVAKSAVDMFTKCIAMELGPKGIRVNTVNPTAVRTNFQAATGAGEILDGVLKHLEQTNPLRRIGTTEDIVNAIAYLTSSESSFVTGHSLVVDGGSVYV